The following proteins are encoded in a genomic region of Streptococcus constellatus subsp. constellatus:
- a CDS encoding MarR family winged helix-turn-helix transcriptional regulator has protein sequence MEKPLLEFKRFGRKTHLMIQKIAKERGIEFMAGPQGQVLHFVNHREDCGKMTFIKDIEQELGITKSVASNLMKRMVKNGLIYLEVSEADKRAKIIRLTSESKERMNKIRDFFDEMDRCLLTGISEEDLVTFFQIMGRFYQNIEKIGKGEANG, from the coding sequence ATGGAAAAACCATTATTGGAATTCAAGCGATTTGGACGGAAGACACATCTGATGATTCAAAAAATTGCCAAAGAGCGAGGGATTGAATTTATGGCGGGCCCACAAGGGCAAGTATTGCATTTTGTGAATCATCGAGAAGATTGTGGCAAGATGACCTTTATTAAAGATATTGAGCAGGAGTTGGGAATTACCAAGTCAGTTGCTAGTAATTTAATGAAGCGAATGGTTAAAAATGGCTTGATTTATCTGGAAGTGAGTGAAGCAGACAAACGCGCTAAGATTATTCGTTTGACATCGGAATCAAAAGAGCGCATGAATAAAATTCGGGATTTCTTTGATGAGATGGATCGCTGCTTATTGACTGGCATTTCAGAAGAAGATTTGGTGACTTTTTTTCAAATAATGGGGCGATTTTATCAGAATATTGAAAAAATAGGAAAAGGAGAAGCGAATGGTTAA
- a CDS encoding ABC transporter ATP-binding protein, producing MVKLFKRLTVKEVGMIIISILFTCLAVYLDLEVPTYISKITELLQTKGTVVSDLWNPGLKMIGLSFASFLSAVVVGFIAARLAASFTTSLRSDIFNRVLDYSNAEIKRFSIPSLLTRTTNDLTQIQLMITMGLQVVTRGPIMAIWAITKIIGKSEYWLWAVIVAIIVNMIMTTVLMTLAFPKQSVIQRLTDKLNSITRESLTGIRVVRAYNAEDYQDDKFAGANAEVTRLNLFVSRLMAILNPIMMGISSGLTLAIYWIGAYLIQDAVLPGRLPIFSDMVVFMSYAMQVVMGFMLMAALFIVLPRTLVSAGRINEVLDLHSTIESPMQPKTAKDVKGEVVFDNVSFRYTKNSEAVIEHVSFTAKAGETVAFIGSTGSGKSTLISLIPRFYDVTEGRILVDGVNVKDYQLEDLHNKVGYIPQKAVLFSGDIKSNLDFGQSNESPLDDEKMWPALDLAQAKSFVEEKEGGLHSEVAQSGTNFSGGQKQRLSIARALARKPEILIFDDSFSELDYKTDRILREELAKKVKATTRLIVAQRISTIMDADQILVLDKGKVVGQGTHKELLATNEVYQEIAYSQLSKEELENGK from the coding sequence ATGGTTAAATTGTTTAAACGTTTAACTGTCAAAGAAGTAGGGATGATTATCATCAGTATCTTATTTACTTGTTTGGCAGTTTATTTGGACTTAGAGGTTCCAACCTATATTTCAAAAATTACGGAACTCCTACAGACGAAAGGAACGGTCGTTTCTGATTTGTGGAATCCGGGCTTGAAAATGATTGGATTGTCATTTGCTAGTTTTCTCAGTGCTGTGGTAGTTGGTTTTATTGCGGCTAGATTGGCAGCTAGCTTTACAACGAGCTTGCGCTCAGATATTTTCAATCGTGTACTGGATTATTCAAATGCTGAGATTAAGAGATTTTCTATTCCAAGTCTTTTAACGCGGACAACCAATGATCTTACGCAAATTCAGCTTATGATTACTATGGGCTTGCAAGTCGTGACTCGTGGGCCGATTATGGCGATTTGGGCGATTACAAAAATCATTGGGAAATCAGAATACTGGCTGTGGGCAGTTATTGTCGCAATTATTGTGAATATGATTATGACGACAGTTTTGATGACGTTGGCCTTTCCAAAGCAATCTGTTATTCAACGGTTGACTGATAAGTTAAATAGTATTACGCGTGAAAGTCTAACAGGGATTCGTGTTGTTCGAGCTTACAATGCTGAAGACTATCAAGATGATAAATTTGCAGGGGCAAATGCTGAAGTGACTCGGTTGAATCTCTTTGTTAGTCGGCTCATGGCTATTTTAAATCCAATTATGATGGGGATTTCGAGTGGTTTGACCTTGGCAATATACTGGATTGGTGCTTACTTGATTCAAGATGCAGTTTTACCAGGACGTTTGCCAATCTTTAGCGACATGGTTGTCTTTATGTCTTATGCTATGCAGGTCGTAATGGGCTTCATGCTCATGGCTGCTCTGTTTATCGTTCTTCCTCGTACCTTGGTGTCTGCGGGGCGGATTAATGAGGTACTTGATTTGCATTCAACGATTGAATCTCCAATGCAACCCAAAACAGCTAAAGATGTCAAAGGTGAAGTGGTATTTGACAATGTTTCTTTCCGCTATACTAAAAACTCTGAGGCTGTCATTGAACATGTTAGCTTTACAGCTAAAGCGGGCGAAACGGTGGCTTTCATCGGATCAACTGGTTCTGGAAAGTCAACTTTAATCAGTTTAATTCCTCGTTTTTATGATGTGACAGAAGGAAGAATTTTAGTAGATGGAGTAAACGTTAAAGATTATCAGCTAGAAGATTTGCATAATAAAGTTGGCTACATTCCACAAAAAGCTGTCCTCTTCTCTGGTGATATAAAGAGTAATTTAGACTTTGGACAAAGTAATGAAAGTCCCTTAGATGATGAAAAAATGTGGCCTGCGTTAGACTTGGCACAAGCGAAATCATTTGTTGAAGAAAAAGAAGGTGGTCTGCACTCAGAGGTTGCACAAAGCGGAACCAATTTCTCTGGAGGTCAAAAGCAGCGGCTGTCGATTGCACGTGCACTTGCTAGGAAACCTGAAATTCTGATTTTTGACGATTCATTTTCAGAACTGGACTATAAGACAGACCGTATTTTGCGAGAAGAATTGGCGAAAAAAGTGAAAGCTACAACCAGATTGATCGTAGCTCAGCGGATTTCAACGATCATGGATGCTGATCAGATCTTGGTGTTGGATAAAGGGAAAGTTGTTGGGCAAGGAACTCACAAAGAGCTGCTAGCGACAAACGAAGTTTATCAAGAAATTGCTTACTCACAATTATCAAAGGAGGAATTGGAAAATGGAAAATAA
- a CDS encoding glycoside hydrolase family 1 protein, with protein MTFLTFPKGFFWGTASSGPQTEGRFDGDGKGDNIWDYWYAKEPEKFFNHIGPDKASYNYQYYKEDMQLMKATGHNSFRTSIQWSRLIPEGVGAVNPKAVDFYNSFIDELITNGIEPFINLYHFDMPMALQAKGGWLNRETVDAYVNFAKTCFNLFGDRVKYWFTHNEPIVPVEGGYLYNFHYPNEVNMKHAVQVAFHEMLASSLAVKAYHEKQDGKIGIILNLTPSYPRDENNPEDVKAAQIADAFFNRSFLDPAIKGEYTADLIAIIKELDMMPEYTAEDLQTIKENTIDLLGVNYYQPRQVKAKENPADKDPQNPMPDDFFDYYDMPGKKMNPYRGWEIYEKGIYDIMMNVRDNYGNLPCYISENGMGVEGEERYINANGQIEDDYRIDFIKDHLRYLHQAIEEGANCIGYHLWTCMDNWSWCNAYKNRYGLIAIDLDKKGKRTIKKSGYFFKELSDKNGFED; from the coding sequence ATGACATTTTTAACATTTCCAAAAGGCTTCTTTTGGGGAACTGCTTCCAGTGGACCGCAAACAGAAGGTCGATTTGACGGCGATGGAAAAGGTGATAACATTTGGGATTATTGGTACGCAAAAGAACCTGAAAAATTTTTCAATCATATTGGGCCAGATAAAGCTTCCTATAATTATCAATATTACAAAGAAGATATGCAACTAATGAAAGCAACTGGACACAATTCTTTCCGCACTTCTATCCAATGGAGTCGTCTAATCCCGGAAGGCGTTGGTGCTGTTAATCCAAAAGCCGTAGATTTTTACAATTCATTCATTGATGAACTGATTACAAATGGGATTGAACCATTTATTAACTTATACCATTTTGACATGCCAATGGCACTACAAGCAAAAGGTGGTTGGCTTAATCGGGAAACGGTTGATGCTTATGTAAACTTTGCAAAAACCTGCTTTAACCTATTTGGTGATCGCGTCAAATACTGGTTCACTCATAATGAACCTATTGTCCCTGTCGAAGGTGGTTACCTCTACAATTTCCACTATCCAAATGAAGTCAACATGAAACACGCTGTACAGGTGGCTTTTCACGAAATGCTCGCCAGCAGCTTAGCTGTCAAAGCCTATCACGAAAAGCAAGATGGTAAAATTGGGATTATCCTCAACTTAACCCCAAGCTATCCGCGTGATGAGAATAATCCTGAAGACGTCAAAGCTGCTCAAATTGCAGATGCTTTCTTTAATCGCTCTTTCTTAGATCCTGCCATCAAAGGCGAATACACTGCTGATTTGATTGCTATCATTAAAGAATTGGATATGATGCCAGAATACACAGCTGAAGATTTGCAGACCATTAAAGAAAATACCATTGACTTGCTTGGTGTCAATTATTACCAGCCACGCCAAGTTAAAGCAAAGGAAAACCCTGCCGATAAAGACCCGCAGAATCCTATGCCAGATGATTTCTTTGACTACTACGATATGCCAGGTAAAAAAATGAACCCTTATCGCGGTTGGGAAATCTATGAAAAAGGAATTTATGATATTATGATGAATGTCCGTGATAACTATGGAAATCTTCCTTGCTATATCTCAGAAAACGGCATGGGCGTCGAAGGTGAGGAGCGCTATATCAACGCCAATGGTCAAATTGAGGACGACTACCGTATTGACTTCATCAAAGATCACCTCCGTTACCTACACCAAGCCATTGAAGAAGGAGCTAACTGCATCGGCTATCATCTTTGGACTTGTATGGACAATTGGTCCTGGTGCAATGCCTACAAAAATCGCTATGGTCTCATTGCCATTGACCTTGATAAGAAAGGAAAACGAACGATTAAAAAATCAGGTTATTTCTTTAAAGAGTTGTCTGACAAAAACGGTTTTGAAGATTAA
- a CDS encoding PTS cellobiose transporter subunit IIB, whose amino-acid sequence MTKALIICAAGMPSSLMAKKTTEYLQGQGQDITVEAIGATEGNKVIESAAFDLYLISPQTRMYFKQFADLGEKVGRPVVQIPPQAYVPISTGVAALAKVVTDNL is encoded by the coding sequence ATGACAAAAGCGTTAATTATCTGTGCAGCAGGGATGCCTTCTTCTCTCATGGCTAAAAAGACAACTGAATACCTTCAAGGTCAAGGACAAGATATTACTGTTGAAGCAATTGGAGCAACAGAAGGAAATAAAGTAATTGAATCTGCCGCATTTGATCTTTATTTAATTAGTCCTCAAACAAGAATGTATTTTAAACAATTTGCTGACCTCGGAGAAAAAGTTGGACGTCCAGTTGTTCAAATTCCACCTCAAGCCTATGTTCCAATCTCAACAGGAGTCGCAGCTCTGGCTAAAGTAGTCACAGACAATCTATAA
- a CDS encoding ABC transporter ATP-binding protein, translating to MENKKSSLFSQVKPYIKGFQFPLLVAFVGAMLSSVITVYGPVKLKEITNLITEGMRSRIDLKAISNIALFLAVLYAVGTVLNYMQSFIISSVVQHFSKRLRTAIAEKINKLPLRYFDSHSQGDTLSRVTNDVDTVGQSLNQSLGTVISSSLLLIAVLFMMFYNNVVLSFVTIGSVLIGFVFVALIMGKSQRFFRAQQENLASVNGYVEEMYSGHNVIVSYNATEESKKTFQMLNTNLYSSMWKSQFISGIMMPLMIFTGNFGYVMVVLVGASMALNGDVTMGTIVAFMVYVRTFSQPLSQIAQGITTLQQASAAMGRVFEFLAEPEMENDEHKSQQLTTLKGDVTFDNVFFGYNPDRTIIHDFSAKAKAGQKIAIVGPTGAGKTTIVNLLMKFYEIEKGRITIDGVDTKQMKRSEVHDAFSMVLQDTWLFEGTIKENLIYNQKNISDEAVVAATKAVGVHHFIKTLPKGYDTVLDDTVSLSVGQKQLLTIARALLKDAPLLILDEATSSVDTRTEELIQKAMDKLMQGRTSFVIAHRLSTIRNADLILVMRDGNIIEQGNHDQLMEENGFYADLYNSQFDEEAEYA from the coding sequence ATGGAAAATAAAAAATCATCTTTATTTAGCCAAGTGAAACCCTATATCAAAGGATTTCAGTTTCCATTGCTCGTTGCATTTGTGGGAGCAATGCTATCTAGTGTTATCACGGTTTATGGTCCGGTCAAATTAAAAGAAATTACCAATCTTATCACAGAAGGAATGAGAAGTCGAATTGATCTGAAGGCGATCTCTAATATTGCTCTTTTCTTAGCCGTTTTATATGCGGTGGGTACTGTATTAAATTATATGCAATCCTTTATTATTTCGTCCGTCGTTCAGCATTTTTCAAAACGTTTACGGACAGCCATTGCGGAGAAAATTAATAAATTACCCTTGCGGTATTTTGATAGTCATTCGCAAGGGGACACTCTTTCACGAGTCACTAATGACGTGGATACTGTTGGACAATCGCTGAACCAAAGTTTAGGAACAGTGATTTCATCAAGTTTGCTTCTCATTGCTGTTCTCTTTATGATGTTTTATAACAACGTGGTTCTATCCTTTGTAACGATTGGATCGGTTTTGATTGGTTTTGTCTTTGTTGCGTTGATTATGGGCAAATCACAACGGTTTTTCCGTGCACAACAAGAGAATCTTGCTAGTGTCAATGGATATGTGGAAGAGATGTATTCTGGTCACAATGTCATTGTCAGCTATAATGCTACCGAGGAATCAAAAAAAACCTTTCAAATGCTTAATACGAATCTTTATAGTAGTATGTGGAAGTCCCAATTTATTTCTGGAATTATGATGCCGTTAATGATATTTACAGGGAACTTTGGTTATGTGATGGTCGTATTGGTTGGAGCGAGCATGGCATTGAATGGTGATGTCACGATGGGGACGATTGTTGCCTTTATGGTATATGTACGGACTTTTTCTCAACCATTGTCCCAAATTGCACAAGGGATTACCACTCTTCAACAAGCTAGTGCTGCTATGGGGCGTGTATTTGAGTTTTTAGCAGAGCCGGAAATGGAAAACGATGAGCACAAGTCTCAACAGCTCACAACTTTAAAGGGTGATGTTACCTTTGATAATGTATTCTTTGGCTACAATCCGGATCGAACAATTATTCATGATTTTTCTGCCAAGGCAAAAGCCGGCCAAAAGATTGCTATTGTTGGTCCGACTGGTGCTGGGAAAACGACGATTGTCAACTTGCTCATGAAATTTTATGAAATTGAGAAAGGGCGGATTACCATTGATGGTGTTGATACCAAGCAGATGAAACGTTCTGAAGTGCATGATGCTTTCTCAATGGTCCTTCAAGACACTTGGTTATTTGAGGGAACGATTAAAGAAAATTTGATTTACAATCAGAAGAATATTTCTGATGAAGCGGTTGTGGCAGCGACTAAAGCTGTCGGGGTTCATCACTTTATCAAGACTTTGCCAAAAGGATATGATACAGTGTTGGATGACACAGTCAGTCTTTCTGTTGGGCAAAAGCAATTGCTAACTATCGCGCGTGCACTTCTTAAGGATGCTCCCTTACTTATCTTGGATGAAGCGACTTCATCTGTTGATACGCGGACAGAAGAATTGATCCAAAAAGCGATGGATAAGTTGATGCAAGGAAGGACTTCTTTCGTCATTGCTCACCGCTTGTCGACCATTCGTAATGCTGATTTAATTTTGGTCATGCGTGATGGTAATATCATTGAACAAGGAAATCACGATCAATTGATGGAAGAAAATGGCTTCTATGCTGATCTTTACAATAGTCAATTCGATGAAGAGGCAGAGTATGCGTAA
- a CDS encoding PTS cellobiose transporter subunit IIA, with translation MNTEELQVVAFEIILHSGTARATVHEAFAAMRLGHYDEASQKLEAANTELVEAHHAQTKLLQDYASGVEIKIEIIMVHAQDHLMTTMTLREVALEMLELYKKLEEK, from the coding sequence ATGAATACAGAAGAATTACAAGTAGTAGCATTTGAAATCATTCTTCATAGTGGAACTGCGCGTGCAACAGTACACGAAGCATTTGCAGCGATGCGACTTGGTCACTACGATGAAGCTTCTCAAAAATTGGAAGCCGCGAATACAGAATTGGTTGAAGCACATCACGCACAGACGAAATTGTTGCAAGATTACGCAAGTGGCGTTGAGATTAAAATTGAGATCATCATGGTTCATGCACAGGATCATTTGATGACAACAATGACATTACGTGAAGTGGCATTAGAGATGCTTGAATTATATAAAAAGTTAGAAGAAAAATAA